Genomic window (Verrucomicrobiaceae bacterium):
CTACACCAAGCAAACGAAAGCCAGCCTCAGTGCCGCTGACAAAAAAGCCCTCCGAGAAGCCGTCCATATCATCAAATCCTGTTACCATCCATGAAAGCCAAAGTGAACGAGATCGAATTCAATGCGAAAGCCCTCGTCGAGCGAGTACAGGCATTCGCCGCCCATGCAAAAAGCAAAACACCGATGCCCAACATACGCATCACTCAGATGGCCGAGCCGCCGAAGCTGAAACCGCTACCTCCGGCGGACATCAAACGCATCCGCACTCGCCTCGGTGTGAGCCAAGCCACCTTTGCAGCGCTTCTGAACGTGCCGCGGAATACCGCGATCAGTTGGGAAAACGGAGTGCGCAAGCCAAGCGGAGCCGCTTTGAAGCTATTGAGCCTGGTGAGTCAAAAGCCGGAGATCTTGGCTGTAGCCAGTTAGAACCGGTCACCGCTCAAAAATCGACTCCTCACCGCGGTCCGCGACTTTGAGGTAGCGGTAGTACACCTCGAGCTGGAGCGTGCAGAGTGTTTGGCGGTAGATGGCGTCTGCGGCATCGCCGGCGGGCCAGTTGGGGCGGCCGCGGCGGAAGGAGCCGTCAGCTTGCTGCGCCTTGAGGATTTGGGGGAGGAATTGCGCGTTGTAGAAGCGCCAGTCATCACCACCGGCCTGAAAGAAGGCCTGCGTTTGATAATACCAGCAGTAGAGGTTGCAGTTGCGGTCCCAGTCGAGCGGTTCGGCAGTCAGGAAGTCGCGCAAAAAGGCCACGCCCTTCTTCACGGCGGCGTTTTTGCCCTTTGCGAGCGTTTGCAGGCCCAGCAGGCCGCAGCCGGTGAGGCTCCATTGGTTGTAGTGCTCGTCACGGTTGGTTTTGCCGAAGCCACCGTCCTTCGTCTGTTTGGAAGCAAGGTATTCGCAGCAGCGGTCGATGGCGCGGTCGAGGCCGTCGATCTTCAGGCCGCTGTGCTTCGCAGCTTTGAGCGCCTGGTATTGCCAACCGGTCACGGAGAGGTCTTCGCCATGACTCTGCGCATCGTAAGCATGATCGCGACCGCCGTAGGTCCAGGCACCGCGCTCGTTTTGGCTCGTGAGAATGAGGCGCACCCCTTTTTCAAAGGTCTCGCGCAGTCCTGGCAGCCGTGCGCCACCGAGGCGGTAAAACGAATACATCTCCCCGAGTGCGTAGGTAGCGATCCCGTGCTCGTAAGCCGCTGAGCTCGCCGTGGTCTGCTCCGCGAGCATGCCGTGCGGGTTTTTGGCCGCCAGCTCGATGAGCCAGAGCATGCCAGAGCGGACGTGATCGCCATAAAACGGCGAATCCGGCGTCTCGCAGCGGCCGAGGTAGCAAAGAAGCGCCAGCCCGGTCATTGCGGCCTTGTTTGAGCGGCCCCAGGAGCCGCCAGCATTCTGTTGCGTCTTCAACCACTCGAGCGAGCGCGACACCGCCTGCTCACACTCTGGGCTGCCGCCGTTTTGGCGGAGTTTTTCCAGCCGCGACTGGGTGGAACATCGTGAATGAAAAAGATTCGGCGCACTGGCCACCCAGTTCCCCTGGCCGGAGCCACGAAAGCCATCCAGGCCATTCGATGCACCGATATTCATGGTGCTGGCGGCATTGGAGACACCGAGGCCCGGCCCAGCTTCAGGCAAAACGACATCATCCGGTGCTGGAAGATGCTCCGGCTTGACCTGAGAGATCACGAGGCGTGCTTTGGGAGCTTTCTTGGCGAGTGTCTTCACAGCATTTTGCCGCTTTCGATGCTTCAAATCGTCGTGCGCCTGCTTTGTGGTCTCCGAGCGGCCTGCGGGGATGAAGTCCACCTGCTCGCGGAAAACATCTCGCTTCATCCAGACGAGGCCCATCACGAGAAGGATGGCGGAATGAACTGTGATGCTGAGGAGTAAAGAGCTTCCGCCGAGTTTTTGCCAACGTGTGCGTATAGGGGAGTGCATGGTACTCCACATGACGCGGGAGTGAAAAAGCTCTTGGGGTCGGTCTTGAACACTTACACCTTCCGCTGGCCCCATTTTCGGCCGGCGGTGAGCGCGGTGATCGTTTCCTTTACGCGGCGGGCGATGGTTTCAGGCTGTTTGGCTTGGCTAATCCAGACTTTGTACTCACGCTGGCAGCTTGCTGTGAGCTTGGAGAAGCCTGCGGCGGCTTTGGGGCCCTTTTTGAGCGCGGCGGCCAAAGCGGGTGGCATGGGCCATTCGGCGCGTTTTTTCGTGGGTGGTGGTTTGGCGGTCAAATCGGCATCCAGGGCCACGGCGGCGTGCAAAAGGCGTTTTAGGGCCTGGGCGTCGAGTTTTGCGAAATCGGTGACGCGGATGGTTTGGATGCTCAGATTGCCTTCTTGCTCACTGAAGAGCTGAGTGATGCCACGCAGCTCTGTGCCGCGAAAAAAGGTGATGCCGAGGTGTTTTTTGCAGGCGCTGAGAGCACAGACGAGCTTTCGCCCGCTGAAACAGAGCATGTGCCATTTGATGCTCTCTTGCAGATCCGGCTCCCAGCGCTGAATCCAACTCCTCACCTCGCGAGCCATGTTTTGAGAAAATGGCGGTGCGAGATCGAGCCAAGTTTCTGGATCACGAGTGGGGGTGCGAGAGCAGTCCATAGACGTGTGTGGCTCCACGGATGGAGCGGACGAAATGGTGTTGGGTCAGTTGCCTTGGAAAAAGCCGCGCTTTTTCGGCTGTTCTGGCTGGGGTGCTGGGGCGGGCTGCGTCTGCTGTTTGGATCGCTCCTTGTCGGCGTTGTTTTTGTACCAGACGGGGCCGCTGGTTTTCATGTTGTAAATGAGGTCGTGGAAGTCGGTTTTGAGCTTCGGGTCGTTGATGAGCGCTCCGAGGAGGCCTTTGCCGTTGGTGATGTTGCGTGCGGCGACGGAGAAGCTGTCGGCGGCTCCTTTGATGGATTTCATGGTGTCGTCGGCACTGGCCATGACTTTGTCGAGCTTGGCGATGGGGGCGTCGAGTTTATCAAGGAGGGGGCCGAGTTTTTTGCTGCTGTCTTCAATGTTTTTGGAGGCAGCTTTAAAGCTGGCCGCTGCTTCTTTGAGATCGGCCAGGGATTCTTTGAGATGAGAGACGTTTTGGTCGCCGAAGACTTTTTCGTCCACGCGGGAGACGGCTGAGTCGAGCTTCGCGACGGTGTTTTTGATTTTGGAGATGGTTTCATCACTGAGGGCTCCTTGATTGAGCTTTGTTGTAGCAGCTTTGATCTCGGCTAGGGCGGGGCGGAGGTCTTTGCTGACGGCAGGCTTGAGGTCGTCTTCGATGAAGGAGCTGACTTGTTTGCCGATTTTTTCAGCGGCGCTTTGTAGGTTGCTGAGGCCGCCAGCTTCCTTGCCGACGATGGTCACGGTTTGCGTTTCGGTGATGAATTTGTCGGAGATGTGCTTCGGTGGCTCGATATCGACGAAGGCGTCGCCCATGAGGCCGGCGGTGGTGATGGTGAAGATGGACTCGGCTGGGATTTTTTCGCCCTGGAAGATTTCGAGGTCGATGATGACGGCGTTGAAGTTTTCGTTGTGGCGGGGCTTGTTCTTCACCTTGCCGATTCGCTTGCCGGCGAGGACGACGGGGCTGGCCTCCTTGATGCCAGAGGCGTCTGGGAAGCTGACGCTGAGGAAAAAGCTACCTTTGAAGAGGTCGCGCACGCTGCCGAATTGAAGGATGAGCAAGCTCATCATGACGAGCCCCACGGTGAGGAACAGGCCTACGAGTAGCTCAGTTTTTTTGTCGCGTTCTTCCATAAAGAGGTTGGGGGGAGGGGTGTTTAGAAATCGACGTGGGCGCGACCGGCGATGAAGTCCTGAACGACTTCATCGTCAAAGGCGCGGAGTTCTTCTTTGGTGCCGAGGAAGCGAAGGAGGCCGTCTTTGAGCATGGCGATGCGGTCGGCGATTTTGAAGAGGCTTTTCATGTCCTGGGTGACGACGAGGGAGGTGATGCCGTGGCGCTCCTGGAGGCGCAAAATGAGGGTGTCGATGACATCTGAGACGACGGGGTCGAGGCTAGAGGTGGGCTCGTCGTAGAGGATGCATTGGGCGCGGGTGACGACGGCACGGGCGATACCGGCTCGCTTGCGCATGCCACCAGAGAGATTGACGGGGAGCTTCTGACCATGCTGGCCGAGGCCGACAATGTCGAGTGCCTGGGAGACGCGTTCTTTGATTTCCTTTTTGTCGCGGACGCCGGATTCGACGAGGGGGAAAGCGACGTTTTGCTCGACGGTGAGGCTGTCAAAGAGGGCTCCGCTCTGAAAGAGCATGCTGACACGCTGACGCACGGGAGCGAGCTCTCGCTCTCGGAGGCCATTGACCTGGATGCCATCGACTTCGATGGTACCGCTGTCTGGCTGCATGAGACCGATGACATGCTTCATGGTCACCGTTTTGCCCTCGCCACTGGGGCCGATGATGCAGAGCGTTTCACCGCGAAAGACATCGAGGTCGATGCCGCGCAGGATGTGCTGCCAGCCTAGCTTTTTATGCAGGCCGCGGATGCGGATGAAGGGCTCTGTATGGTAATCGACCATGTGGGGTGGAACGCAGCAAACAGGCGGCGTTTAGACGGAATTGCCAAGCGGCCAGATGTAGTTCAGGAGGATGGAGAGGAAAAAATTCGCGATGAGCATAACGAGCGAGGAGATGACGACGGCACGGGTGGTGCCGATGCCGACGCCGACAGCTCCATTCTCCGCACTCAAACCCTGGTGACAGGCGACGAGGGTGATGATGATGCCGAAAACGAAGCCTTTGATCATGCCGATGACGATGTCCCACTGATTCGTGTGATCGACCATGTGACTCATGAACCAGGAGGCAGGAACACCATAACCATAGACGGCGACGGCATAGGAGGCCATGAGGCCGCAGGTGATGGACTCCGCGACCAAGATGGGCATGGAGATGAGCATGGCGATAAAGCGCGGCAGCACGAGGAAATCGACCGGATGCACGCCCATGACGCGGAGGGCATCGACCTGCTCAGTGACCTTCATGGTGCCGATGTCAGCGGCCATGGCGGCCCTGACTCGCCCGCCGACCATCAATCCGGCCAATACGGGTCCGGAGCGCGGCAGAGTGCGACGGAGACGATGGCCCCGACGGGAGGACTCCGACTCCGAAATCGACAAACTTGGCATAGGTCTGGAAAGTGAAGACGGCCCCTGTGAATGCGCCAGTGACGATGACGACAGCCTCGCGAGCCGTAGCCGCCGATGGAGACAATCTGATGGGCTACAATACCGGAGCCGCCATACGCTGTGAATGAAGGCATGGAGTAGATCACGCAGCAGATACGCGATCTGCCCCATGTAGGAGAGAAAGTGCAGGAAGGTGTGGCCTGGGATGCGGATGGACGTCGGTCACGAGATGCGCTCTTTAAGCGAAGGTGCTGAGAACGGCAATCCTTCAAGCTATCCGAAGATTTTCCCAACCCTCTCGCCTAACAGCGAACTACCAAAGCACAGGGCAAAAAAACCCTGTCCGGCGGAACCAGACGGGGTGTGAAAGGAGCAGCTTTGCAAAGAATGGCGACTACTGCGGGACGCGGAAGAGTTTGCCAGTGTAGCCGACATTTCACTTCCATTCCGAGAGGCAGGCTTGTGACATCGATTTGTCTGGTGCTTGGCGGCATAAGGGCCATTCACAAAGCCAGGGCGACCGGAGATGGAGGTGCCGTAGGGAGATCAGGAGCAGCGGGGGCCTGGACTTTGGGCTTGGCAAAGGGTATTCACAGCAGGGGTGGGCTTGCTGTTATTGAGGGCCGTGACATTGGTGTTCGGGACCACGTCTGTTTCCACACGGGGAGCGGTAGGAGTCACTTTGGGCTCAGGAGCCGAGACGATTTTAGGCGTCGTGGAGACTTTAGGAGCAGAGAGACGGCGTTGCTGATGCCATTGGGGACCAAGAAGGGCTTCTGCGTGTAAGGGCAGACCACTTTGGAGCCAGCTTCCATTCCACGCACATCGACGA
Coding sequences:
- a CDS encoding YdeI/OmpD-associated family protein, coding for MDCSRTPTRDPETWLDLAPPFSQNMAREVRSWIQRWEPDLQESIKWHMLCFSGRKLVCALSACKKHLGITFFRGTELRGITQLFSEQEGNLSIQTIRVTDFAKLDAQALKRLLHAAVALDADLTAKPPPTKKRAEWPMPPALAAALKKGPKAAAGFSKLTASCQREYKVWISQAKQPETIARRVKETITALTAGRKWGQRKV
- a CDS encoding helix-turn-helix domain-containing protein, whose product is MPNIRITQMAEPPKLKPLPPADIKRIRTRLGVSQATFAALLNVPRNTAISWENGVRKPSGAALKLLSLVSQKPEILAVAS
- a CDS encoding MCE family protein, giving the protein MEERDKKTELLVGLFLTVGLVMMSLLILQFGSVRDLFKGSFFLSVSFPDASGIKEASPVVLAGKRIGKVKNKPRHNENFNAVIIDLEIFQGEKIPAESIFTITTAGLMGDAFVDIEPPKHISDKFITETQTVTIVGKEAGGLSNLQSAAEKIGKQVSSFIEDDLKPAVSKDLRPALAEIKAATTKLNQGALSDETISKIKNTVAKLDSAVSRVDEKVFGDQNVSHLKESLADLKEAAASFKAASKNIEDSSKKLGPLLDKLDAPIAKLDKVMASADDTMKSIKGAADSFSVAARNITNGKGLLGALINDPKLKTDFHDLIYNMKTSGPVWYKNNADKERSKQQTQPAPAPQPEQPKKRGFFQGN
- a CDS encoding terpene cyclase/mutase family protein, producing the protein MHSPIRTRWQKLGGSSLLLSITVHSAILLVMGLVWMKRDVFREQVDFIPAGRSETTKQAHDDLKHRKRQNAVKTLAKKAPKARLVISQVKPEHLPAPDDVVLPEAGPGLGVSNAASTMNIGASNGLDGFRGSGQGNWVASAPNLFHSRCSTQSRLEKLRQNGGSPECEQAVSRSLEWLKTQQNAGGSWGRSNKAAMTGLALLCYLGRCETPDSPFYGDHVRSGMLWLIELAAKNPHGMLAEQTTASSAAYEHGIATYALGEMYSFYRLGGARLPGLRETFEKGVRLILTSQNERGAWTYGGRDHAYDAQSHGEDLSVTGWQYQALKAAKHSGLKIDGLDRAIDRCCEYLASKQTKDGGFGKTNRDEHYNQWSLTGCGLLGLQTLAKGKNAAVKKGVAFLRDFLTAEPLDWDRNCNLYCWYYQTQAFFQAGGDDWRFYNAQFLPQILKAQQADGSFRRGRPNWPAGDAADAIYRQTLCTLQLEVYYRYLKVADRGEESIFER
- a CDS encoding ATP-binding cassette domain-containing protein, which translates into the protein MVDYHTEPFIRIRGLHKKLGWQHILRGIDLDVFRGETLCIIGPSGEGKTVTMKHVIGLMQPDSGTIEVDGIQVNGLRERELAPVRQRVSMLFQSGALFDSLTVEQNVAFPLVESGVRDKKEIKERVSQALDIVGLGQHGQKLPVNLSGGMRKRAGIARAVVTRAQCILYDEPTSSLDPVVSDVIDTLILRLQERHGITSLVVTQDMKSLFKIADRIAMLKDGLLRFLGTKEELRAFDDEVVQDFIAGRAHVDF
- a CDS encoding ABC transporter permease, producing MVGGRVRAAMAADIGTMKVTEQVDALRVMGVHPVDFLVLPRFIAMLISMPILVAESITCGLMASYAVAVYGYGVPASWFMSHMVDHTNQWDIVIGMIKGFVFGIIITLVACHQGLSAENGAVGVGIGTTRAVVISSLVMLIANFFLSILLNYIWPLGNSV